GAGGAGACCACGAAATGCTTCATCGATTCTATCTCTGCGGTGCAACACGTCCTGGGCAAACGTAGGCCTGTGTACAAGAGGTAGGAGCGGATGCTGGTATTTGAGGTAGAGTGACAGAAAGAACCCAACCTCGTCCCAAGATGCAACAGACTCGATGGTGGGAATAACACGAGAATTACCAAGCCACTCTGTCCTACCATCACCAGATAACATTCCCTGCAGGTCGACAGAGGGTATGCCGGAGGAGCAAGAGCCAGCAAAGTCGAGACTCTGCAAGCCATTGGGTAGATGACTGTCATTGGTGAAAGGGGATTGCCCTATTCCGCTCCACGGGACTTGCGACGGCGACGGTCCCAAGATTGACactccatccccttccaaGGACTGACCTACCGTCTGGCTGGTTGGACTTACTGACAGCCCTTGTGAGCCGAAAGGCAGACCGGGAGGCTGGCTTATTGGAGGATCCGGGTCTTTTAAGGGGTCATTCTCTGTCACATCGCGCGTTTCAGGGAAGGCATGGGGGTGTTTAGATCCTGCCTGGGCAGTTGCTTGGCCAGACGATTGAGCTTCGGCCTCACTTGGTACTGTAAAGTCGAATGATAAGGGCAAAGGTGTACCTAAGAGGTGCCGAAAAGAGTCGTACAGAGATTCCACTACTGGGGGGTTTATGAAACTACGATCGTCGACGAGGAAATTAAAATCTTCGGGGGGGCCAGAATGATGGATATTGGGCGTAGAATGGCGAACTCGGAGGGCTGCGGTCTGCGATGCCGTTGGAGGTGATTTTCGGAAGTGGTCCGGGTGCGACGCAAGCGACGGGGAGATGCGGGCACGAGGGGAAGGTATTTGTCGTGGGTTGAATGACCGGGCTTGAACCGAGTTCTGGCGCAAACCCGACGCAGACGGCGAGATGCTTCGGCGCGAGCGGGAAACATTGGACGAAGTTGAGGGCGCCCTACGTGAAGATGTGCCCCTGCTGATTGCTGATGTAAGTCCAGATCACCTTCCCACGATACTTTTTGCACACTCTTTGGCATGCAACACGTACGCTCGGGGTCGCCCTGTCTTTTTGGGCGTGTAGTCATAAGTGCAGTCTTCTTTTCGACGGTCACAGTTAAGACATTTTGACCCTTGCCGGAGCCGGGTTCTATCACTGGATGGTCCCCCTGCTTCATTGGGAGGCATGCATCTGACCTGTATCAAGTTTCGTTAAACACCATTCACCGAATAGCAGAGTAATCCACAGAGCTCTAGAAAGCaataaagaagaaacgTAGCTCACTTTCCTGGCCCGACACTGGTCGCAGGTGAGGATGGGCATCGGTCCGTATTCTGGTTATTTTGCGAGCTTTTCACAGGTCTCGGCGGCTTGCGATGGTTTGATCGGAGTGTTTATTCACCAGAATGTATGAGAAAATGAACATGAGAGAAGTGTTGATGTTACGTTTCAGAACTAGTCCCGTCCATTCTCCATGTAATGAAAATGTTAGGGGATCACGTGTGCCATCCAATAAGAACGTCGCTGATCACGAGCGCTTTGTATACTCGCCGAGCCGCTCGGTGAGTTTACTGCCATTACGGCATTGCCCAGAACGAGTGAGACGGAGCCGCGATCTAGTGCAGCCGATTCAGGATTGTACGTGGGGCTCCCCCGGGGCGACACTGGGGCCCTAGGTTACGTACTTCCATTGTAACCTTCCCTGTAACCCTCCGAGATAACAGATCAGAAATACTATTTAGCAAGACGGGCCAACAgactcttttcttttgtcAAATCCAATCAAACGAAATCACTTCTTCGTCAGATCCAGCTCAATACGCGCTACTACCCTCCAGGTTTTTCTGAAGCTGAATATCCCAACGGGGAAATACTACCCACATCCATTACTGTACAATGGTCAAGACTCACGCCCCCGACCGAGAGCATATCCCGCCACTCTCAAACTTCGACATCGACCTTCACCCTGATACTGTCGGATACGTTCAGGACTCGCAGGCCTTGGCGGACGCCATTGGATCCAATGGCCTCAAAGATGTATTCGCCAGTCCCATCGTCTTCATGGCTGCCTTCTCAGCATGCATGGGCGGTCTGCTATTCGGCTTCGACCAAGGTATTCTCTCCATCGTCTTGACTATCCCGCAATTCCTAAAGGTCTTCCCCGAGACTGATATCAGCGtcacttcttctgctgGTCTTAACAAAGGGTAGGCGCACTGGGTTTGAATTAATGACGTCGATCGCTGATGATGGTCTCAAACAGCGTCATGACTGCCctgcttgagcttggtgCTTTTCTCGGCGCTATGCAAGCTGGTTTCATTTCCGACAAAATCTCGCGAAAACGTACAATCATGGTTGGTGCTTGCTGGTTCGTTGTTGGAAGGTaagtttttctttttcctttttctttcttttttattCTTGAGAAGGCAAGACAATTGTAGCGCTTTTCTGAAACTAACGACTGCTGTTTCTAGCGCTCTGCAAGCGGGATCCAAGTCATTTGCAATGTTAGTCATTGGCCGTTTCATCGGTGGTATTGGAGTCGGCGTTCTATCCTCCACCGCACCAACCTACATTTCAGAGATTGCCCCGCCCAACGTGAGAGGTGCTTTCCTCGCCCTAGAAGGCTCCAGCATTGTGATCGGTATTGTCATCATGTTCTACATTGTGAGCCATAACATCCTAAAGGTCATCATGTTTATCTAATTGGTTGTTCGCTATAGACTTACGCCACCCGCCACATCTTGGACAGCTGGAGTTTCCGTTTGCCTTTCACCGTCCAGGTTGTTCCTTGTGAGTAGCAGATATATTGATATCGTGCTGGGTTCTGACGCTTCTTATCAAATAGGTATCGCTCTTGGGATTGGTTTGTGGCTGTTACCCTACTCCCCCCGTTGGCTGGCTACAGTTGGGCGCGATCAAGATGCCCTCGATTCGCTCGTCCGTCTCCGTCAACTTCCTTCCACGGATCCTCGTCTTCAGGCAGAGTGGATCACTATCCGCGCCGAGGCTATTCAGCAACGGGAAGTCGTCATCAACGCTCACCCCCATCTGCAAGGAGAAAGCGGCTTCGTTCAAGACTTTAAGCTTGAGATGCACGCTTGGATCGACATGTTCAAGCCCAACATCATCGCCAGGACCATGATCGGTGTCATGCTCATGGTATTCCAGCAGCTCCAAGGCATCAACGCCGTGAGTCTCCTTGCATATAGAGCTGTTGAACTGATTTGCTGACCTCGTTCAAAAGCTCATCTACTACTCGCCCACGTTATTCGAGCAACTGGGTTTGGACTACGAAATGCAGCTTACAATGAGCGGCGTGATCAACGTCTCGCAATGCGTCGCTACCATCGTGgccttcttcctgcttGACAGGATTGGCAGAAAGCCCCCTCTCTTGATCGGCTCGGTCGTCAACGCCATCTGTCATTTCACTGTAGCTG
The Cryptococcus neoformans var. neoformans JEC21 chromosome 8 sequence genome window above contains:
- a CDS encoding expressed protein, whose amino-acid sequence is MPILTCDQCRARKVRCMPPNEAGGPSSDRTRLRQGSKCLNCDRRKEDCTYDYTPKKTGRPRAGTSSRRAPSTSSNVSRSRRSISPSASGLRQNSVQARSFNPRQIPSPRARISPSLASHPDHFRKSPPTASQTAALRVRHSTPNIHHSGPPEDFNFLVDDRSFINPPVVESLYDSFRHLLGTPLPLSFDFTVPSEAEAQSSGQATAQAGSKHPHAFPETRDVTENDPLKDPDPPISQPPGLPFGSQGLSVSPTSQTVGQSLEGDGVSILGPSPSQVPWSGIGQSPFTNDSHLPNGLQSLDFAGSCSSGIPSVDLQGMLSGDGRTEWLGNSRVIPTIESVASWDEVGFFLSLYLKYQHPLLPLVHRPTFAQDVLHRRDRIDEAFRGLLLSIVAYTICHTNASMLEQRMDRARQETLFRRCQRGSRMIQIRHQMKPSLVILASTILDWITSQSASAENLPENLISDVRRLVYSLKLNQASPRGMKDLLEVEMCRKLYWVAYDIDKTNAMYLNPVAIQDSDGVPPLPLEVDDDFITRDDMLLVQPGQQHSYMVGFNCVNRLFQILSQCMLRQRLLNSTPSFGFNVWAHGEWVQGAMNELRQILADLPPQLRPEPGSGGDSSTSFNETQAANICITALCVEMALLDLKVRFSPDVDIRQDRQSIAQRVFQQLQSIPIECLARNGESMRGKVAHVVLSLLDASQDTSVTQEDSKMGESLWNWWNMYSRVLCLQVIPDRPASAVPTRPGTPETRRSFL
- a CDS encoding sugar transporter, putative, which codes for MVKTHAPDREHIPPLSNFDIDLHPDTVGYVQDSQALADAIGSNGLKDVFASPIVFMAAFSACMGGLLFGFDQGILSIVLTIPQFLKVFPETDISVTSSAGLNKGVMTALLELGAFLGAMQAGFISDKISRKRTIMVGACWFVVGSALQAGSKSFAMLVIGRFIGGIGVGVLSSTAPTYISEIAPPNVRGAFLALEGSSIVIGIVIMFYITYATRHILDSWSFRLPFTVQVVPCIALGIGLWLLPYSPRWLATVGRDQDALDSLVRLRQLPSTDPRLQAEWITIRAEAIQQREVVINAHPHLQGESGFVQDFKLEMHAWIDMFKPNIIARTMIGVMLMVFQQLQGINALIYYSPTLFEQLGLDYEMQLTMSGVINVSQCVATIVAFFLLDRIGRKPPLLIGSVVNAICHFTVAGLIAKYSDNWAAHQSAAWAGVGLLITFMFFFGIGWSPVPWALPAEIHSSSRRAKGVAITTCSNWFFNFIVGLITPPMLQSIRYGTFIFFGAFAVMSGIWAWFLCPETKGLTLEAVDQLFHNHAAQEELRQKHDIISRMIGMELTTTPQPELVDDEKKIYTVQHLESV